The Streptomyces sp. NBC_00435 nucleotide sequence CGTCTCGAAGCCGACCGAGTCATCGATGCCGGCGGCCCGGCACCGGTCGCGGTCATCCGTCCATGACGTGGGCAGATACAGGCGGCGGTCGATCAGGGTGCGGCCACGGCTGCCGGCATAGGCGAGGAACACCCCGATCTGGGAGTTCTCCGTCCGGCCGGCGGTCCCGGAGTACTGGCGCTGGACCCCGGCCGAGCGGACGCCCTTCTTCAGGAACCCGGTGTCGTCGACGATCAGCACCGCATCCGGATCGCCGAGATGCTCGACGACGTAGTCACGGACGTCGTCCAGGACCTCGTCCGCGTTCCAGTCGATCCGGTTCAGCAGCCGGTGGATCCGGTCCGGACCGGCATGCCCGGCCTCCTCGGCAAGCGTCCACCCGTTCTTCCGCTCCAGCGGAGCTATCAGCCCCCGCATATAGGCAAGAGCCGACTCACGCGGCTCCGACCTCGAGAAACGGTGCACGAACCGCTCATGCAAAGCCTTCAGTTCACCAGCCCACAACCGGGCATCCCCAAGTTCCCCACCCATGACCTGACCAACGACCGACCTGCCCAACCGTCACAGCAAACACCGTTGCAGTACTAGGGCCGGAGGCGGCGGAGGGCGGCGGTGAAGGCGGAGTCACGGTGGGCGTCGAACTCCTCCTCGGTGAAGACCGGGGTGGTGTGGTCGACCGGGATGCCGGGGCCGTCGAAGGTCTTCCCGGTGCGGGTCAGGAACTGCTCGTTGGGCAGGCCCAGCTCCCAGCCGTTGGGGAGGGTGCGGCCGAGGACGTCGGAGAAGACTCCCTGCGTCGGCTGCCCGATGCGCACCGTCCGGCCGGGGCGCTCCAGTAGGGCCTGGGTGAAGGTCTCGCCCGCGCTCACGGTGGATCCGCCGGTCAGTACGGCGATCGGGCCGGTGTAGCGGGGGGCCCGCGCGGGCTGGACGTACAGGGACTGCGGCCGGGTGAACCGGGTCGCGTCGGCCGGGTCGTTGCGCACGCGCTTGGCGTAGGCGAAGTACGGGCGGTCGGTCAGGCGGGCGGCCAGGCGCAGGCCGAGCTCGTCGGAGCCGCCGCCGTTGATCCGCAGGTCGATGACCAGTCCGTGCAGGCGGGCGGTGCGTCCGGCCGTGAAGACGGTGTCCAGGGCGCGGTCGAGCTCGGCGCTCTCGGAGGCGAAGTCCCCGCTCGGGGTGTAGCCGCCGAAGCCGGAGAGCCGCAGGTAGCCGCGGCCGTCGGGGAGGTCGGCGTAGGAGATCCGGCCCTGGGCGAACTCCTGCGGCGCGTGTCCGGCGAGATCCACCTCCTGGATGTACGCCTTGACGCGGTTCTCGAGTTCCAGGGTGGGGACGGTGGTGCCCGGGCGGCCTTCGCCGAAGAACCGGTCGCCGTCGTCGCGCAGGTGGACGTGCGCGTCGTGCAGGGGGGCGAGCATCTCCCGGAAGACGGCGAAGAGTTCGTCCTCGGTGGTGCCGGAGCCGACGCGTGGGCGGTGGGTCTCGCGTACGGCGTTCCAGTCGACGCCCTTGGCGGCGAAGAAGGGGTAGTTCTCAGCGAAGGTCTGCCAGAACACGTCGAAGGTGGCGACCGGGTCGGCGGCCGGGCCGGGTTCCGGGGCCTCGCGGCAGCGTTCGGGGAGGGCGGTCAGGCGGCGGGTCGCGCGGTCACCGACGGAGCCGTCGACGTGGACGGACCCGGGGCGCACGGTGAGGACCTCGCCGTCCCCGGTGACGTAGCGCAAGGCGGCGCTCCCGCTGCCGGGGAGGCGCCGCGCGCTCTCGCCGGGCAGGCAGCCGATCCCGGTGACCTGGTACTCCTGGAGCCGGCCGGGCTCCACGCCCAGTACGGTGCCGTAGCCGTCGAGCCGCCAGATCCCTACCGGCCCGGCGGGGCCGGCGGGCCCGGTGGCCGCCGCGGCGGGGCCGGCGGGCCCGGTGGCCGCCGCGGCGGGGCCGGCGGTGGTGACCGCGAGGGCGAGGGTCAGCGCCGTGGCCACCGTGCGTCGGCGCGTACGTGTACTGGTCATCGTGCTGTCCCCGTCCATCGGCTGAACTCCCCTGACCCGGACCAGGTTCCGGCACGGCAGGGGGCCGGGAACATCCGGCGGCCCACCCGGCCGGGGGTAGGGGAAACCCGCCCCCGCGCGGGGGCGGGGGCCGGCGGGGCTCAGCCGAACAGCACTGCCTGGGCCGCCTCCCGGGCCGCCAGGCGGGCGCCCGTGAGGACCGCCGGGTCACCGAGGGCGGTCGCGCGGACGGCCAGCGGGACCGGGCTCAGGGAGGTGAGCCGGTCGGCGACGAGTGCGGCCAGGGCCGGCCCGCCCGCGCGCCCGAGCTCCCCGCCGAGCACGACGCAGCCGGGGTCCAGGATCGCCGCGACCGCCGCCGCCCCGAGGGCCAGCCGCTCGGCCAGCGCGTCGAGGAAGGCCGGCCCGGCCGCGCCCGCGACCGCCTCCTCGACGGATCCGCCGAAGCCGTGCTCGACGGCGAGCGCGGCCACCGCACCGCGCCCCGCCAGCGCGTGGAAGCCGCCTTCGCAGTTCGTGGCGGACGGCAGGCCGCCCGTCCCGGGCACCGGCAGGAAGCCGATCTCCCCCGCCCCGCCGGAGGCGCCCCGGCGCAGCCGGCCGTCCAGGACCACCGCCGCGCCGACCCCCTCGCTGAGCCACAGCAGGACGAAGGAGTCCACGTCCCGCGCCGCCCCGACCCGCTGTTCGGCCAGCGCCGCCAGGTTGGTCTCGTTCTCCACCAGGACCACCGCCGGCAGTCTCCGCTGCACCGCCGCCACCAGGTCCCGGTGCCAGGCGGGCAGGCCGGCGGTGTCGCGCAGCTCCCCGGTGCCCGGTGCCACCAGCCCCGGCGCTCCGATCACCACCGTGTGCAGCCGGTCCGCGCCCGCCTCCCGGGCGAGCCCCTCCAGCCGGTCCACCGCGTCGTCCACCGCGTCCACGGGGAGCGCCGCCTGTGCCAGCGGCCGCCCGAGGAGGTCGGCGACGACGGCCGTCGCGCTGTCCGTCCGTACGTCGAGCGCCGCGAGGTAGGCCCGCCGCGCGACGATCCCGTAGAGCCGGGCGTTGGGGCCGCGCCGCTGTTCGCCGGATTCCCCGACGACCTCGATCAGTCCGGCGCCGGCGAGGCGTTCCACCAGGTCGGCGACGGAGGGGCGGGACAGGCCGGTCAGCTCCTTGAGCTGGGTGGCCGTCAGCGGGCCTTCCTCCTGGAGCAGTCGGAGCGCGAG carries:
- a CDS encoding S41 family peptidase, yielding MTSTRTRRRTVATALTLALAVTTAGPAAAATGPAGPAAAATGPAGPAGPVGIWRLDGYGTVLGVEPGRLQEYQVTGIGCLPGESARRLPGSGSAALRYVTGDGEVLTVRPGSVHVDGSVGDRATRRLTALPERCREAPEPGPAADPVATFDVFWQTFAENYPFFAAKGVDWNAVRETHRPRVGSGTTEDELFAVFREMLAPLHDAHVHLRDDGDRFFGEGRPGTTVPTLELENRVKAYIQEVDLAGHAPQEFAQGRISYADLPDGRGYLRLSGFGGYTPSGDFASESAELDRALDTVFTAGRTARLHGLVIDLRINGGGSDELGLRLAARLTDRPYFAYAKRVRNDPADATRFTRPQSLYVQPARAPRYTGPIAVLTGGSTVSAGETFTQALLERPGRTVRIGQPTQGVFSDVLGRTLPNGWELGLPNEQFLTRTGKTFDGPGIPVDHTTPVFTEEEFDAHRDSAFTAALRRLRP
- a CDS encoding ROK family transcriptional regulator produces the protein MGAVTPAKALTASTAPSPASPSTARAINDRLALRLLQEEGPLTATQLKELTGLSRPSVADLVERLAGAGLIEVVGESGEQRRGPNARLYGIVARRAYLAALDVRTDSATAVVADLLGRPLAQAALPVDAVDDAVDRLEGLAREAGADRLHTVVIGAPGLVAPGTGELRDTAGLPAWHRDLVAAVQRRLPAVVLVENETNLAALAEQRVGAARDVDSFVLLWLSEGVGAAVVLDGRLRRGASGGAGEIGFLPVPGTGGLPSATNCEGGFHALAGRGAVAALAVEHGFGGSVEEAVAGAAGPAFLDALAERLALGAAAVAAILDPGCVVLGGELGRAGGPALAALVADRLTSLSPVPLAVRATALGDPAVLTGARLAAREAAQAVLFG